In Mytilus edulis chromosome 7, xbMytEdul2.2, whole genome shotgun sequence, a single genomic region encodes these proteins:
- the LOC139529908 gene encoding uncharacterized protein: protein MANQGLPSSFNSTNYARIGHASQQLLPTILQELLLIKEPPSLLQGHVINNTFLNTTLRPEEWLLINNVTTNGYADFDIPLSYKIIRNLNIVQSPTSGWHNQSGPISTDITVGDDIERMRRIRNEIIHRGNANVTDGELNDYFNKLKQIAARLEMYLGKQNGEFVSKLDNLKSCCMDSEIANMYIRRLEELKDREHELEDILGRTITRFDDEFIAIEGEISDVGQHISRVDNRLSGVGERVLRIEQRVDDEFTEVHGDINRIGHHVSRVDEQVLSVDRQFSTINENIGRLLSTETETDAYQLEIDEWESEDKQFFVETTAFTEVLNFLKENNSLTIIGISGVGKSMMIRHVALHLRNQDNHTILPCCSPYEIEAYYRKDKDQIFVFDDICGRYTAIQSEIEDWVRYEQN, encoded by the exons ATGGCGAATCAAGGCTTACCATCGAGTTTCAATTCTACTAATTATGCTAGAATTGGGCATGCTTCACAACAGTTACTGCCAACTATTTTACAGGAACTGCTGCTTATCAAAGAACCTCCATCTTTGTTACAAGGTCATGTTATTAACAATACATTCTTAAATACAACATTACGACCTGAAGAATGGTTACTGATAAATAATGTCACAACCAATGGGTATGCAGATTTTGACATTCCTTTAAGTTATAAAATTATACGGAACCTTAACATTGTGCAATCACCTACAAGTGGTTGGCATAATCAATCGGGACCAATTTCGACAGATATAACTGTAGGAGATGATATTGAGCGTATGCGAAGAATCAGGAATGAAATAATTCACAGAGGTAATGCTAACGTTACTGACGGAGAACTTAAtgattattttaacaaattaaaacaaattgctGCGAGATTGGAAATGTATTTAGGCAAGCAAAATGGGGAGTTCGTGTCCAAATTGGATAATTTAAAGTCATGTTGTATGGATAGTGAAATAGCAAACATGTACATCCGGAGGTTAGAGGAACTAAAAGATAGAGAACACGAACTAGAAGATATACTAGGAAGGACCATTACAAGGTTTGATGATGAATTCATTGCTATAGAAGGTGAAATATCTGACGTAGGCCAGCATATATCGAGGGTAGATAACAGATTATCTGGAGTCGGTGAGCGGGTTTTAAGGATAGAACAAAGAGTAGATGATGAATTCACTGAAGTACACGGTGACATAAATCGAATAGGACATCATGTTTCAAGGGTGGATGAGCAAGTACTTTCGGTAGACCGACAGTTCTCAACAATTAACGAAAATATTGGTAGATTATTGAGTACTGAAACAGAAACAG ATGCTTACCAATTAGAAATTGATGAATGGGAATCAGAGGACAAACAGTTTTTTGTTGAAACAACTGCATTTACGGAAGTATTGAATTTTCTTAAAGAAAACAACAGTTTAACAATCATAGGCATATCTGGTGTTGGAAAATCGATGATGATTCGTCATGTTGCCTTGCACCTACGGAACCAAGACAACCATACTATACTGCCTTGTTGTAGCCCGTATGAAATTGAGGCGTATTACAGAAAAGACAAAGACCAGATTTTCGTTTTTGACGATATTTGTGGACGTTATACTGCTATTCAAAGTGAGATTGAGGATTGGGTTCGTTATGAGCAAAATTAA
- the LOC139482948 gene encoding ankyrin-3-like: MVNAKDENGSTPLIWACLNRRKDVVEMLMKTGADINLVDFTGNSPLQNALDSGNVEIAEILISKGANVYLGSSLHSACRKGYRHIVELIINKGVDINKRDNRGRTPLLIACSHQQEDLVSFLLDNSCDINHSDKMGDTPLSAACRSGSKVLVQKLLSNGAKVNKATANGWTALMSACNLGYKTITDLLIQHGAKINCTTNNGWTPLMFACGSGSSSLVLSLIKKGADMFKVTSHGWSALFMACEEGHDDIVTLLLRKNSNANLSDRKGLTPLILACRTGNFRLCYRLIDNRAIINLSTKDAFYPIMAACEYGYISIMNALIDQGANVEVTNNEGWTPLMFGCQYGHIHIVRKLISESVKINTANNRGQTALMIACKYLQKNTIVLLICYGADINKVDKEGSIALSIARETAYKPIIDILIDHGANK, from the coding sequence ATGGTCAATGCAAAAGACGAAAATGGATCGACACCTCTTATATGGGCTTGCTTAAACAGAAGAAAGGATGTTGTTGAAATGTTGATGAAAACCGGTGCTGACATTAATCTAGTCGATTTTACTGGCAACTCACCGCTTCAGAATGCTTTAGACAGTGGTAATGTGGAAATTGCAGAAATTCTTATTTCAAAAGGTGCCAATGTATATTTGGGGTCATCGTTACATTCTGCATGCAGAAAAGGATACCGACATATCGTCGAGCTTAtcattaataaaggtgttgatatCAACAAAAGAGACAATAGGGGACGAACTCCTCTTTTGATAGCATGTTCACATCAACAGGAAGATCTTGTTAGTTTTCTATTGGATAATTCTTGTGATATTAATCATAGCGATAAAATGGGGGATACCCCTCTCTCAGCGGCTTGTCGGAGTGGAAGTAAAGTACTTGTACAGAAGCTTTTAAGTAATGGAGCAAAAGTGAACAAAGCAACAGCAAATGGATGGACCGCGCTTATGTCGGCTTGCAACCTTGGTTATAAAACAATAACTGATTTGCTTATTCAGCATGGCGCAAAAATCAATTGTACTACCAACAATGGCTGGACCCCATTAATGTTTGCATGTGGTAGTGGTAGTTCTTCGTTAGTACTATCACTTATAAAAAAAGGTGCCGATATGTTTAAAGTTACTTCACATGGATGGTCTGCCCTTTTTATGGCTTGCGAGGAGGGACATGACGACATTGTAACCTTACTTCTCCGCAAGAACTCAAATGCAAATCTGTCCGATAGAAAGGGATTAACACCGTTGATATTAGCATGCCGTACGGGTAATTTTAGACTTTGTTATCGTTTGATTGATAACCGAGCAATTATAAACCTTTCGACAAAGGATGCATTTTATCCCATAATGGCTGCCTGTGAGTACGGATATATTTCAATTATGAATGCACTCATAGATCAAGGAGCAAATGTTGAAGTGACAAATAACGAAGGGTGGACACCTTTGATGTTCGGTTGCCAATACGGACATATTCACATTGTAAGGAAACTTATCAGTGAATCGGTGAAGATTAATACTGCAAATAACCGCGGACAAACTGCTTTAATGATAGCTTGCAAgtatttgcaaaaaaatactaTAGTTTTGCTGATTTGCTATGGAGCTGACATAAACAAAGTCGACAAAGAAGGTTCCATCGCTCTTAGTATAGCACGTGAAACGGCATATAAACCGATAATTGACATACTAATTGACCATGGTGCgaataaataa